One window of Elaeis guineensis isolate ETL-2024a chromosome 11, EG11, whole genome shotgun sequence genomic DNA carries:
- the LOC105054031 gene encoding beta-ureidopropionase isoform X3: MSFQFFLLQPYSVCFPISYESSDCRILGSTQEMISDNLESQAFCFHADKELLRQPRIVRVGLIQNSIALPTTAHFADQKKAIMQKVKPIIDAAGASGVNVLCLQEAWMMPFAFCTREKRWCEFAEPIDGESTQFLQDLARKYNMVIVNPILERDVNHGEIMWNTAVIIGNHGNIIGIHRKNHIPRVGDFNESTYYMEGNTGHPVFETAYGKIAVNICYGRHHSLNWLAFGLNGAEIVFNPSATVGELSEPMWPIESRNAAIANSYFVGSINRVGTEVFPNPFTSGDGKPQHSDFGHFYGSSHFSAPDASCTPSLSRYRDGLMISDMDLNLCRQIKDKWGFRMTARYELYAAMLSEYLKRDFSPQVIVDPMLHKRP; this comes from the exons ATGAGCTTCCAGTTCTTTCTACTTCAACCTTACTCTGTCTGCTTTCCAATATCTTATGAATCTTCAGATTGCAG GATATTGGGATCTACCCAAGAGATGATTTCTGATAATCTAGAATCTCAG GCTTTCTGCTTCCATGCTGACAAAGAGTTATTGCGTCAACCACGAATTGTTCGTGTTGGTCTTATTCAGAACTCTATTGCCCTTCCAACTACTGCCCACTTTGCAGACCAGAAGAAAGCAATCATGCAGAAAGTGAAACCCATTATTGATGCAGCTGGTGCTTCTGGTGTCAACGTTTTATGCTTGCAA GAGGCTTGGATGATGCCGTTTGCCTTCTGCACCCGTGAGAAGAGATGGTGTGAATTTGCAGAGCCTATTGATGGAGAGTCAACTCAATTTCTTCAGGACCTTGCACGGAAGTATAACATGGTAATCGTGAATCCAATTCTTGAAAGGGATGTAAACCATGGAGAAATAATGTGGAATACTGCTGTCATAATTGGAAATCATGGTAACATAATTGGCATCCATCGCAAG AATCACATTCCTAGGGTTGGGGATTTCAATGAGAGCACATACTATATGGAAGGAAATACTGGGCATCCTGTGTTTGAAACTGCTTACGGGAAGATTGCAGTAAACATTTGTTATGGAAGGCACCATTCTTTGAATTGGTTAGCATTTGGACTCAATGGAGCTGAGATAGTTTTCAACCCTTCTGCTACCGTTGGAGAACTAAGTGAACCGATGTGGCCTATCGAG TCTCGGAATGCTGCAATCGCAAATAGTTATTTTGTTGGGTCAATCAATCGTGTTGGGACTGAAGTGTTTCCAAATCCATTCACTTCTGGTGATGGAAAACCCCAACATTCTGATTTTGGGCATTTTTATGGCTCTAGCCATTTTTCTGCTCCTGATGCATCTTGCACCCCATCCCTCTCACGCTACAGGGATGGCTTAATGATTTCAGACATGGATCTCAACCTCTGTCGGCAGATCAAGGAtaaatggggtttcagaatgacaGCTCGTTACGAATTATATGCAGCAATGCTTTCTGAGTACTTGAAACGAGACTTTTCTCCCCAGGTTATTGTTGACCCCATGCTGCACAAGAGACCATGA
- the LOC105054031 gene encoding beta-ureidopropionase isoform X1 produces the protein MILICRLEGIRRGGKKMEKRGGLSDLSKLPFHLAYASLPNNNTRDWNSTLQVQWISYSRLLFSTSSHLCQIYHMDVVAGLRDLLRPLILKMTPHDCRILGSTQEMISDNLESQAFCFHADKELLRQPRIVRVGLIQNSIALPTTAHFADQKKAIMQKVKPIIDAAGASGVNVLCLQEAWMMPFAFCTREKRWCEFAEPIDGESTQFLQDLARKYNMVIVNPILERDVNHGEIMWNTAVIIGNHGNIIGIHRKNHIPRVGDFNESTYYMEGNTGHPVFETAYGKIAVNICYGRHHSLNWLAFGLNGAEIVFNPSATVGELSEPMWPIESRNAAIANSYFVGSINRVGTEVFPNPFTSGDGKPQHSDFGHFYGSSHFSAPDASCTPSLSRYRDGLMISDMDLNLCRQIKDKWGFRMTARYELYAAMLSEYLKRDFSPQVIVDPMLHKRP, from the exons ATGATTTTGATTTGCAG GTTGGAAGGGATTAGAAGAGGAggcaagaagatggagaagagaggaggattGTCAGACTTATCAAAATTACCCTTCCATCTTGCATACGCCAGTTTGCCCAACAATAATACAAGGGATTGGAATTCTAC ATTGCAGGTTCAGTGGATTTCCTACTCCCGTCTCCTTTTCTCAACCAGTTCCCACTTGTGTCAGATATATCATATGGATGTGGTAGCTGGGTTGAGGGATTTGTTGAGACCATTGATCTTGAAAATGACACCCCATGATTGCAGGATATTGGGATCTACCCAAGAGATGATTTCTGATAATCTAGAATCTCAG GCTTTCTGCTTCCATGCTGACAAAGAGTTATTGCGTCAACCACGAATTGTTCGTGTTGGTCTTATTCAGAACTCTATTGCCCTTCCAACTACTGCCCACTTTGCAGACCAGAAGAAAGCAATCATGCAGAAAGTGAAACCCATTATTGATGCAGCTGGTGCTTCTGGTGTCAACGTTTTATGCTTGCAA GAGGCTTGGATGATGCCGTTTGCCTTCTGCACCCGTGAGAAGAGATGGTGTGAATTTGCAGAGCCTATTGATGGAGAGTCAACTCAATTTCTTCAGGACCTTGCACGGAAGTATAACATGGTAATCGTGAATCCAATTCTTGAAAGGGATGTAAACCATGGAGAAATAATGTGGAATACTGCTGTCATAATTGGAAATCATGGTAACATAATTGGCATCCATCGCAAG AATCACATTCCTAGGGTTGGGGATTTCAATGAGAGCACATACTATATGGAAGGAAATACTGGGCATCCTGTGTTTGAAACTGCTTACGGGAAGATTGCAGTAAACATTTGTTATGGAAGGCACCATTCTTTGAATTGGTTAGCATTTGGACTCAATGGAGCTGAGATAGTTTTCAACCCTTCTGCTACCGTTGGAGAACTAAGTGAACCGATGTGGCCTATCGAG TCTCGGAATGCTGCAATCGCAAATAGTTATTTTGTTGGGTCAATCAATCGTGTTGGGACTGAAGTGTTTCCAAATCCATTCACTTCTGGTGATGGAAAACCCCAACATTCTGATTTTGGGCATTTTTATGGCTCTAGCCATTTTTCTGCTCCTGATGCATCTTGCACCCCATCCCTCTCACGCTACAGGGATGGCTTAATGATTTCAGACATGGATCTCAACCTCTGTCGGCAGATCAAGGAtaaatggggtttcagaatgacaGCTCGTTACGAATTATATGCAGCAATGCTTTCTGAGTACTTGAAACGAGACTTTTCTCCCCAGGTTATTGTTGACCCCATGCTGCACAAGAGACCATGA
- the LOC105054031 gene encoding beta-ureidopropionase isoform X2 — translation MEGQLSDQQREENGGAEVKEQISAGGSIHGFESLHRLLEANLKPQIFQEVSRLLVGLNCGRPLERLALPEPAASLSTKHDFDLQAFCFHADKELLRQPRIVRVGLIQNSIALPTTAHFADQKKAIMQKVKPIIDAAGASGVNVLCLQEAWMMPFAFCTREKRWCEFAEPIDGESTQFLQDLARKYNMVIVNPILERDVNHGEIMWNTAVIIGNHGNIIGIHRKNHIPRVGDFNESTYYMEGNTGHPVFETAYGKIAVNICYGRHHSLNWLAFGLNGAEIVFNPSATVGELSEPMWPIESRNAAIANSYFVGSINRVGTEVFPNPFTSGDGKPQHSDFGHFYGSSHFSAPDASCTPSLSRYRDGLMISDMDLNLCRQIKDKWGFRMTARYELYAAMLSEYLKRDFSPQVIVDPMLHKRP, via the exons ATGGAAGGCCAGCTCAGCGACCAGCAGCGCGAGGAGAACGGAGGAGCGGAGGTGAAAGAACAGATCTCGGCGGGTGGATCGATTCATGGCTTCGAATCCCTCCATCGCCTCCTCGAAGCCAATCTAAAACCCCAAATCTTTCAG GAAGTGAGCCGCTTGCTAGTGGGGCTGAATTGTGGACGCCCCCTGGAACGTCTTGCTTTGCCGGAGCCTGCAGCTTCTCTCTCTACAAAACATGATTTTGATTTGCAG GCTTTCTGCTTCCATGCTGACAAAGAGTTATTGCGTCAACCACGAATTGTTCGTGTTGGTCTTATTCAGAACTCTATTGCCCTTCCAACTACTGCCCACTTTGCAGACCAGAAGAAAGCAATCATGCAGAAAGTGAAACCCATTATTGATGCAGCTGGTGCTTCTGGTGTCAACGTTTTATGCTTGCAA GAGGCTTGGATGATGCCGTTTGCCTTCTGCACCCGTGAGAAGAGATGGTGTGAATTTGCAGAGCCTATTGATGGAGAGTCAACTCAATTTCTTCAGGACCTTGCACGGAAGTATAACATGGTAATCGTGAATCCAATTCTTGAAAGGGATGTAAACCATGGAGAAATAATGTGGAATACTGCTGTCATAATTGGAAATCATGGTAACATAATTGGCATCCATCGCAAG AATCACATTCCTAGGGTTGGGGATTTCAATGAGAGCACATACTATATGGAAGGAAATACTGGGCATCCTGTGTTTGAAACTGCTTACGGGAAGATTGCAGTAAACATTTGTTATGGAAGGCACCATTCTTTGAATTGGTTAGCATTTGGACTCAATGGAGCTGAGATAGTTTTCAACCCTTCTGCTACCGTTGGAGAACTAAGTGAACCGATGTGGCCTATCGAG TCTCGGAATGCTGCAATCGCAAATAGTTATTTTGTTGGGTCAATCAATCGTGTTGGGACTGAAGTGTTTCCAAATCCATTCACTTCTGGTGATGGAAAACCCCAACATTCTGATTTTGGGCATTTTTATGGCTCTAGCCATTTTTCTGCTCCTGATGCATCTTGCACCCCATCCCTCTCACGCTACAGGGATGGCTTAATGATTTCAGACATGGATCTCAACCTCTGTCGGCAGATCAAGGAtaaatggggtttcagaatgacaGCTCGTTACGAATTATATGCAGCAATGCTTTCTGAGTACTTGAAACGAGACTTTTCTCCCCAGGTTATTGTTGACCCCATGCTGCACAAGAGACCATGA